The nucleotide window aaaacgtaggatttaaaataaaaggcaaacaagCTGGTACTAATAAACGTTGGAGAAAAGGGCttgtggtcagagagagagccagcTTGGTTTTGTCCCACCCAATTCTCAAAATCCCCAAAGAAGCTCCAAGggaaatttccctgatgattgccACCCCAACAGCCTGGAGGCAGAAGTCCAGAGGACACAGACAGATAGCCCCGGCGATAAAAGGCAGAAACAGTCATGACTCCCATGGAACCAGCACACAACACAGGCAAGAAATCCCAGCGGCCCGCCACGAGCTGCCTCTCCGGTGACgaggaggagaagagaatgcACAGAAGGACCAGCAACCATCAAGTCCAtgttcccggggggggggggggggggggggggcaggggtaggAAGAGACCCGGGTGGTCGTAACCTAGGATCCCAAACCACCTTCCACAGAACCTCTCTCACCTGTTTTAGGGAAGTGGAAATGGTGTTAGACACAGACCAGGCTGACTCTCCCAGAGGGATGCGAAGGCCCCAGGGCCCCACAAACCACCTAAAGCAAGAAGGGAGCACCAGCAGGGAGCACACGCCCACCCAGGGAAAGGAACCGCACGACCTAAGAGAAGGCAAAGCCCGAGCAAGCCAACAAGGCAGCCAGAGGCCGGGCCGCGTCGTCTTCACACCTACCTACTCTCAGGCCCCGCCAAAGACTGTTCACACTGTAGCTCAAAGCGGAGCCCAGAAATCTGACACCACCGGGGGGCGGTCAAGGAGAACTCAGCTACGCTAAGCCAAGGTCAAGACGAGGTCTGGACAGAGCTGCCTCTGTAAGCGTGAGCAAAACGGTGgtagggtggggaagggagaggcatccatgagaaaagaaagaaaagaaaagaaaagaaaagaaaagaaaagaaaagaaaagaaaagaaaagaaaagaaaagaaaagaaaagagaaaagaaaagaaaagaaaagaaaagaaaagaaaagaaaagaaaagaaaagaaaagaaaagaaaagaaagggaaagaaagaaaagaaagagaaagaaagaaagaaagaaagaaagaaagaaaaataggaggaaaaagaagaagaaagcaagaaaggaataGACTATGTAAAAAACACAGGTGAAGAAacaattctgggggcacctgggtggctccgtgagttaagcagctgactctttatcttggttcaagtcatgatgtcgcggttggtgagttcgagccccacatcgggctcactgctgacagtgtggagcccacgtcagatcctctgtcccctctctctctcaaaaataaataaatattaaaaaaaagaaaagaaaaatggaaagacagtagAGCAGATAAAAATGACCCTATATAGAGGTAACTGGTCCCCCAGAATCAGAAAGCCAAAAAATGGAacgtaaataaatttaaagacttGACAGAAGACAACCGTTCTGATTCAAAGCAAAACCTGTGCCTACATATCAGAGGAGCATACAGTTTCCAGAAAACTCAATGCAGAAAGATAAACACAAAGACCCTCTGGATATATTGTAAaactttgagaataaaaaaaaaaaaaattcttcatccAGGGAGAAAAATGATTCACTCACTTACATGGAGGTTAAGTAAACCTGACCTCAGATTTCTCTGCAATATTCAATATAAGAAAATGataatgtaggggtgcctgggtggtcagctgttaagcatctgacttccactcaggttatgatcttacagctcatgagtttgagtcctacatcggGTGGGCACGAGTCCCCCTTCGGAtgagcacaagccctgcttcaggtgagtcctgcttctgtctctctctctctcctcccacccctcaaaaggaagggaagggaagggaagggaaggggaggggaggggaggggaggggaggggaggggagggaaggagaggggaggggaggggaggggaggggaggggaggggaggggaggggaggggaggggaggggagggaaggggagggaagggaagatgaTAATGTAATGTCTTCTAAAGGCTAAGAGAAAGAACCTGGGACCTAAGGATATTAACCAGCCAAGTCATCGATCAAGAATGAAGTCAACGGGCTCACCTCCTCAAACACGACAGGGCAAAAGGAAAGTAACACCTGCAAGttttttggggagaaaaaaaaatacccagccATGAAATTTAGCCAACCAGGGGGTAAAAGGAAAAACTGCAGTTAAAAGAACTGAatcaatgtatttaaaaacagatCAAAGACTGAACAACCGGTAAGAAAGGTTTCCAAGGGTGATTGTCAGGAACCTTGACAACAAGATGAATACCGCAGCAAACAAAACTCAGGCAATACAGGAAGGGAAGAAACcacaggaggcacagaggagggtTTATCTCATTTCCTTTCCAACAGACTCTCGAGGTCAAGACACAGGCTTAAGGACGATACTTAAAACAACTAAAGTTAAGTCTATAAGCCGCAGAAATCCAAAGGcggaagcagggaggagggggaggaagcagggctGTTAACTGCACCGTCCTTCATAGCAGGGAACCGGTACAGGTTTCCTAATCCATGAAAGAGCAGGTGAAACAAAAGGTCTAAAGTAACAGAGAACTACTAGAAACGCCAAAAACACACCATAAACCTTCCAAATCCCAAAAAGCCAAGTATGTATGTGCATACGCAAAGAAAAAAGAGCCTATGTAGcaaaacagacacaagaaaatattaaaaatgtgaggaaaaaaCATAATTAAGGCCAAACTATACCTGGTATTGATAAATGttaagtgaggggcgcctgggtggctcagtcggctaagcatctgactcttgatttcggctcagatcatgatctcacggtttgtgggttcaagccccgcatcaggcctgtgctgacagtgcagagcctgcttgggattctctctctctctcaaaataaataaacttaaaaaaatcattaaaaaaatactgagataAACTCAACTATGAAAACAAGACTCACAGTTTAGATCAAGTGATAGgttatattttccaaagatgatacAACAATATCCCATATGCTTTTCTAGAACCTCTTGATCCCCCTCATCAAGCTATCAAGCTTAATTCCCATTCCACTGCAGTGGAGAAGTGGCAAAAGTGATGACGTCTGGGCCTTGATTGCTGCCATTGCCTGAactgtgtctcccccaaattctaATGTCAAGGTCCTAACCCAGTACCTCGGAATGTCACTGCATTTGGAGACATGGTTTTTAAAGAGCtgattaaggtaaaatgaagtcactgggggttggggagggggggtaccCTCATCCGGTATGACCGGCGTCCTTGTaaaaagaggagattaggacacagacacgcagaggaaagaccacgtggaagaaagcaggagaagacggccatccacaagccagggagggaggcctcggaaagaagaaatcaaccctgccaacatcttgGTCTGGGTcttctagcctccaggactgtgagaaaataaagttctgttgtttaagcctcccagAATGCAGCACTCCATCGGGACAGCTGCAGCAAACTAACACAGTTGTAGAAGGCAATTCAGCTTCTGAGCAGAACGCTCCCAGTTGGAGCTGTGACCCTCCAAGGAAGCAGTCTCACTGTCACGAAGCCACCATGCCGGGAGGAAACCCCAACTGGCCCTTCGGGAGCACAACGTGGAGAAGCCACGGGACCTCACAGAAAGGAGATGCCTTACCGGCCTCCAGCCGCCCCAGCCACTGACTGCAACCACATGGAGCCCAGCCCACAGCCTCCCAGACAAGCTCTCTCCAACTTCCTGaaccagaaactgtgagatcccAAGATGCCTCTTGTTTTAAGACGTTACATTCTGGGAAGATTTACGATATAAGCAATGGACGACCGGAACAAATGACCAACTGAGATTTTCAGAGAGGATCACTCTGTTAGTTCCAAACTAGGCTAAACGTGTTTGTCTGGAGTTTATTGAACATCCCCATCCAACAAGATAATAATGTGATAAATGTATGGTAACCTCTGTACCAGGTGGGTGAAGTCAAAATCCTGCTAGGCACTTGGGGAATTGGTGAAATGGGAACTCTGAGAGGATCCTGCTCTCCGGTTCTCAGAGAACGGCAGAGTTGGGACACCGGACTTGGGAAATTGGCGATGAAGCAGTCTATTCAAGAGAGTGAGGTCCCCAATGTTAACACCGATGGCCGCATACTGTGATCGTCCGTCAGACATCCTGATGAATCACTCGGTACGTCTACGCTGACACTCACCAGCCACTTCACTCTGAAGGAGAACAGCGCACTGAAGGCAAATATCACCCACAGCACCGGACAGGCAATAAGTCCTAACCAAAAGATTCTCGATTCGGCCTCGGAAACAGTTTTACTCTCTTGAGCAGAATCCTAAAAAAAGAGCGTGAGTTTAATAACCAATATTGTGGTATTTACCAGTAAAAAGCTTAACATTTTCAATGACAAACACCATAAtctaaaagtcaaataaattaatacaaatgaCCCAAGTCCCAAGTTAGAACCCCCCAAAGGACAGTTAGTGGACCCACCACGATTTAATCTTAAGAACTGCTTTAAATATGCTTTAACTCAAGAATCTGGTACCTTCAGGGCCGAGTGGACAGTCTGTCATGACCCAACACAGAAAACGTTGCTTGTGATGGACTTCTGTTCAATTCTCACTGCACCTAACACTGTTTATTCATAAGGAAGTTTGGAATCACACCTTAGGAGGTAAGGATCAAGGAAATCAAGGCTAGTCATCCTGGTCAGGGgtccagagaaagaaatggaatcaagGGATTCTGGACGATGACCACAGTGTTTCAGCAATCCCCAGAAAGTTTAACTTTCTTGTTTGACTTGCCTCCACGGTGGATTTTATGATATAAGGAGTACGGGCTCACTAAGCACAACACTGCTTCCTTGCAAGTGGTCCTTGTCGAGGCCCTTCCGAGCATCAGGCCAACAATGTAATTAGTAGCGTCTCCAAGaattctgtcctctgcctctcaAGCCGATCTCCAGGGGAACCTGAATGTTCACCGCAGATGAGCAGGCTAACCCAAAACAGATCAGCGTCCCCTGGGGCTCCTGAAGGCAGAGGCTTAAAGGAGAGACGGCTCTGATCAATTCAGATTTTCTATGCACTTGTAATcctcctttttcttgttcctgCGCACACGGGGCAGTGGACCATGGGGACAAGGACAGAACAAGCTATTGGAAGCAGTTCTCTCCTAACAGGAAGAAATCCCCGGAGGTACCAGGCGAGGCAACACAACGCGGCGGGTCCTCGGAGACGCCTTATCAGCAGCCCCTGATGGGCGGCTTAGCACACAGCACAAACTCTGACCCAACCTCCTGTCTCAGAGGCTTCTTTCCCGTACCTGCCTTTCTTCCAATCTCAACGAGACAGAAAAACGCAGCTAAGTTTCGGGAGGCCGTCTGGTTTAGTGCTGACGTGCCGAGCAATGTGGGGTAGCACTTCTAGTCCTGAACGCTTTGGCCTTCAATATGCAAGTGTAATCTACATGTAACTTACTGAATGACACTTCGAAAAATAGAAAGGGCAGTTTACCTTCCTGGACTCAAACACCCAATGGCTTTTTCCATCTTCGTCTATGTGATTCCACCAACGCAGACCAACCATGAGTCTACCTGTGacattctgagaaagaagaatatatacacacgcgtttttaaaaagtgtcactTAAAGGCCTACGAGACCACATCTCGGCGCCAACACATCACCAACCAAAAAAATCGTGGGCTTTACCTCCACAATATCCAGTTAACAAAGACCACCACATACCAGGCCTGAACAAAACAATACAGGAAATGCAATGGCAGGACCCGCAGGGGTGGAGGTGACAGGGTGGGCGTGTCCATAAACATTACccttctcggggcacctgggtggctcagtcggttaagggtccgacttcggctcaggtcgtgcaTGGCcacatggttggtgagtttgagccccgcgtcaggctctgtgctgacagctcagagcctggaacctgctttggattctgtgtctcctctctctctgcccctcccccactcatgctctgtctctgtcaaaaataaacaaacattaaaaaaaaaaaaagaataaagacattctcggggtgcctgggtggctcatttaagggtccgattttggctcaggtcataatctcgcagtttgtgggtttgagcccgtcggattctgtgctgacagctcagagcctggaacctgctttggattctgtgtctccctctctctctgcccctcccccgctcatgctttggctctcaaaaataagcattaaaaaaaaaaaaattacccttcTCTTTTTTGCTCATGAACTTGTGCCCTTTGTCTAATTCCCTAATGTGTTCCTAAGCCCCATGTTCTTTAGTTACTGAGACTACCTTTTCCCTACATATCCTGACTGCAGCTCCATATAACTGTGCGTCTCTAAAAATGGTAGTTCTGGACTGAAGGTTtgtgccccgcccccgccaaacCCATACGTTGAAACTCTTACCCCACCcccatgtgatggtattaggaggtcgGGCCTTTGTGGGCGATCAGGATGCGATGAGGTCATAGGATGGAGCGTTCGCGAATGGGATCAGTACCCTCTTAAGAGTCAGGAGAGtttacttcctctctctgctctgccatgtgaagataaaatgagaaagtggCAGTCCAGAACCCAGAAGAAAGCCCTCACCATAAGCTGACCATCCTGACaacctgatcttggacttccaacccCTAGAATCGGAAAAAGAAGTTCCtactgtttataagccacccagtctatggtattcttaTAGCAGCCCACATTGACTAAGTTAAGACAGAGGTTATAGGCACTAATCCTCATTCAGCACCTCAAACGTACCAAGCTCTTTTCCTCTTACTAATGTAACAAATTACGACCAATGACTTTGATAGCTTTCTCAAGGTTTATTTACGCCACTGATGTTTACTGAGCCCCTACTATGAGGTACTATCCCAGCTGCAAGTGTCATGGGGAAGAGAGGCAGTCAACCAGCACACGAATgtgccgccaccaccaccacccatggGAAGGGAAGGGCGAGGGAGAGGCGGTGGGGGAGGAGTGTAGGTTGCCGTAACAAACAGAAATCTGATCTAGTCTGGGAGTCAGAAATGGCCTCCCTTGAGGAATCAACATTgggaataaaatttaaaggataAGTAGGAATCCCTAATGcgggagaatattttttaaggtttatttattgaCTGTGAGAGACGGACAGAGGCagcaagtgggggggaggggggaggggcagagagagagggagagagagactcccaagcaggctccgcactgtcagcgcacagccgaACCGGGGACGTGAACCCACACAAccagatcatgacgtgagcagagaccaagagtcagatgctcaccgactgagccgcccaggcaccccaatgcagAAGATGTTTAATCAGGGGTGCCCACTAACAGATTCAGAGGTTCTGTGAAACTTGGGGGAGGAAAAAgttgtatctttattttcactaacttCTGAAGTTTAGTTTATCTTTAAATTATGAGTGCAGACAACAAACCACAGTAGAAGCAGCAGTACCCGTGACTTGGACCAATAAAAACCTGCAGACACCACAGTATAGCTTTTATGCTCGCCACTGCTTTGAAAGTAACTAGACATTCCAAAAGAAGCATGTATTGTAAAATCAGAAATTTGCCTTTTTAACGTTTCCATTATATTTCAATGTACGTGACTTCCTTTGAAATCTTATGTATTTTCTCTCACGTACTGAAAAGcattcacaggggcgcctggttggctcactccgtggagcgtgtgactcttgatttcagggttgtgagttcgagccccacactgggtgtagagattacttaaatgaatgaataaataaataaatataaataaataaatgagctcaCAACTTCATGAGACTGTGAAAGGGGTCCATGGCACAAAAAGGTTAGCAATCTGGGTGTTAAGGTGATTCGGGAATGAGAGCAACATTCCAGAAAGATCAGTAGCACAGAGCCCTTGGGCAAAAAGTAAAATCAATCAATTTATGGGACTTGGGGTGATTGACTGGAAATGGAGTAGGAATAAGGCAATTCATATGCATCTGGTTCGCTCAAGTTAAAAAGCAGTGATTTGTgaggcgcctgggaggctcagttggttgagtgaccatctcttgggtttcagctcaggtcatgatctcatggttcttgagttggagccctgagtcaggctctctgctgtcagcacggagaccacttcggatcctctgccctcctctatctctgccccttccccacttgcactctctctctctcaaaaataagtaaacattaaaaaaaaaaaaaaaaacagtgatttgAGGGCTGCCTTGGGTGtagcagttaagcgtctgactcttgattttggctcaggttgtgatctcacggttcgtgacactgagccccacgtcgggctctgcacggacggtgcagagcctgcttgggattctctctctctctctctctctctccctctctctctgcccctctcccgctcatgctcactcattttctctctcaaaataaattaaaaaaaatttttttaaatatttaaaaaagaaaagagccttcAGACCAAAATTCACATTGTAGAAACACTAACACTGAAAGACTAAGGAAACAGGAGAGCTGtccctgaagacagaggacagtcGGGGGCCTCTTTTATTGGCGATTTTCAAACAACGCCTCTTGGAATATTTTCAAACTCTTTTCCCATTATcctgttcttttctgctttgatcattagattattttcctaatttctctctgGCTTATTGTTTTGGAAGCTTCTGGACCTCTAACGATAAAACCCTTCTGCCTATGTTTTTCCTCCGAGTTCAGCATTAGACACGTTCTGAAAGCTTCAGTGTAGATGATCATTGTCATTAGGGTATAAATAATCTGTATTTACAGTCTTTATTTCCTGTTTAAAGCCAAGGTATCTCAGCAGGTTGGCTTTTACTTGTAATTCTGACTTGGAAAACCATTCTCTTTAATGAATTCTTAGCTTTATTGTACCGGGCTAGAAAATAGAGCTGCTCTGGGGCATTTATCTGggttttcttcactgtgatgCTTAACCAGCTTCTGTAAATGTTCCACAGGGACTGAACAGGAAGAGGTCCTCTGTATGCACAAAGTTCCATGGTATCGCTAGTAAGCTGAACTGCCATTTCATTTCGATCTTTCagaccttatttattttgtgtcgCTGTGATCCGCCAGAGACGGCAAGCACTTTGTTTGACTCCTGTCACGACGTTTTGCGCATCTTCCCCTAATGCTTCTAATAGTTCTTCTCTGCACCCGGTTTGAAGGGACGCCATTCCGTGACTGGTCCTCATTGTCATTCATAAGAGGCCCTTTCTTATTCCCTTGAGTGCTGTCTTACtctctattttgtctgataagaTTATACTGCCAGGTTTCTTCTTGTTTAAATTGGTCGGATATTATCTCTGCCTTTTACTTCTTCTACTGTTGCCATTTTAGTTAGATCTTTCGGCTGGGCTCTTGATGTTTGCCCCAATCTTCAAACTGTCATCTTcaaaaagaggggctcctggggggctcagtcagttgagcgtcggacttcggctcaggtcacgatctcgcggtccaggagttcgagccccgcgtcgggctctgtgctgacggctcagagcctggagtctgtttcagattctgtgtctccctctctctgaccctcccccgttcatgctctgtctctctctgtgtcaaaaataaataaacgttaaaaaaaaaaatttaaaaaaaaaagtttaatcaaATTACATTTactgttaaaattaatttgctttataTCTCAGTGGTTTGGAAATCTGTGAAAGTAATTCTGCCACAGATAAAAGagtgacatttttttaagtccttgcttaaaaaaaaaaaaaaaaaagaagaagaaaaacaaaatctttatcaGAAAATACACTTTTTGGCACTGGGTTTTTAAAACCCTAAACCCAGAAGGATTTAATTATAAGAATTTGGAAATGACCAGGAAGAACTGACCAAAGGCTGTCGTTCTATCAGGCTAAACAGACATTAcatgaacaacaaaaagaaacatgcCTCAAAACAAAATTGTGACCGGGATACAGTAAACAGTGCAGAGCGTAAAGCAAcagaagaaattcaaagaaatacaagccaaagacagtaaaaaaaaaaaaaaaaaaaaaaagcctaaataaAAGAGACCTttatggggacgcctgggtagctcagttggttcaccctctgactcgatttcagctcagagatcctctctctccctcgctctctgcccctccccaactggaGCGcactccttctgtctctctcaaaattaataaataaactttaaaaaggaaaagagagacctTTATAATCCCCATTCTCAGCATTTTGTGGCCTATGGAAGCTGGCGACCACCGAGCCAGCCATTTCCGGGGGGAGAACTGAAAGGTCTAAAAAAATGGTTGGGTTGGTGGCTGGGAACAGACTTGTAACATCTTA belongs to Acinonyx jubatus isolate Ajub_Pintada_27869175 chromosome E1, VMU_Ajub_asm_v1.0, whole genome shotgun sequence and includes:
- the TVP23C gene encoding Golgi apparatus membrane protein TVP23 homolog C isoform X3: MTSSHPDRPQRPDLLIPSHGGGNVTGRLMVGLRWWNHIDEDGKSHWVFESRKDSAQESKTVSEAESRIFWLGLIACPVLWVIFAFSALFSFRVKWLAVVIMGVVLQGANLYGYIRCKVGSRKNLTNMATSYLGKQLLRQNTGDDQTS